A genomic window from Microvirga sp. TS319 includes:
- a CDS encoding iron-containing alcohol dehydrogenase has product MPPFTFNTAPSLIFGSGSIARIGEIAAQRLGPRIALVTDAGLVKAGLLGKALQSLEEAGVAVDVFDGVVADPPEAVVRAAVEKARAFEARAVIGFGGGSSIDVAKLVALLATGDEHLSDIYGVGVAKGPRLPLLAVPTTAGTGSEVTPISIVTTGAHEKKGVVSPLIIPDIALLDPDLTLNLPSAVTAATGIDAMVHAIEAYTSTSANNNPVSKVLAKEALRLLGRNIERAVHHGQDGEARAAMLLGSMLAGQAFANSPVAAVHALAYPVGGHFGVPHGLSNALVLPHVLSFNAGACAGAYEELAPLAFPDLEERGSADVFVEAVAGLCARVGLPPRLRDVGIPQGALPMLAEDAMKQTRLLVNNPRPLSLGDARAIYEAAW; this is encoded by the coding sequence ATGCCGCCCTTCACGTTCAACACCGCTCCTTCCCTGATTTTCGGCTCCGGCTCCATCGCGCGCATCGGCGAGATCGCGGCGCAGCGGCTGGGGCCCCGGATCGCTCTCGTGACCGATGCCGGGCTGGTGAAGGCGGGGCTGCTCGGGAAGGCCCTCCAGTCCCTCGAAGAGGCAGGGGTCGCGGTCGATGTGTTCGACGGGGTGGTGGCCGATCCGCCCGAGGCCGTCGTGCGCGCGGCCGTCGAGAAGGCGAGAGCCTTCGAGGCGCGGGCGGTGATCGGCTTCGGCGGAGGCTCCTCCATCGACGTGGCCAAGCTCGTGGCCCTGCTCGCCACAGGCGACGAGCACCTGTCCGACATCTACGGCGTCGGGGTCGCGAAAGGCCCCAGGCTACCGCTTCTCGCGGTTCCCACCACGGCGGGCACCGGATCGGAGGTGACGCCGATCTCCATCGTCACCACCGGCGCGCACGAGAAGAAGGGCGTGGTGTCCCCCCTCATCATTCCCGACATCGCGCTCCTCGATCCGGATCTGACCCTGAACCTGCCGTCGGCCGTGACGGCGGCGACGGGCATCGACGCGATGGTCCATGCCATCGAGGCCTATACCTCCACGAGCGCCAACAACAATCCCGTCTCGAAGGTGCTCGCGAAAGAGGCGCTGAGGCTCCTCGGGCGCAACATCGAGCGGGCCGTCCACCACGGCCAGGACGGGGAGGCGCGGGCGGCGATGCTCCTCGGATCCATGCTGGCGGGCCAGGCTTTCGCCAATTCGCCCGTGGCCGCCGTGCATGCGCTCGCCTATCCGGTCGGCGGTCATTTCGGCGTGCCGCACGGCCTTTCCAACGCGCTCGTCCTGCCGCACGTGCTGAGCTTCAACGCGGGCGCCTGCGCGGGAGCCTATGAAGAACTCGCGCCGCTCGCCTTTCCGGATCTCGAGGAGCGTGGAAGCGCCGATGTCTTCGTCGAGGCGGTGGCCGGACTTTGCGCGAGGGTCGGCCTCCCGCCGCGCCTGCGCGACGTCGGCATCCCGCAGGGGGCTCTGCCGATGCTGGCGGAGGATGCGATGAAGCAGACTCGCCTGCTCGTGAACAATCCGCGCCCGCTCTCCCTCGGCGACGCGCGCGCCATCTACGAAGCCGCCTGGTGA
- a CDS encoding oxygenase MpaB family protein yields MSDDPSLIAVPKLLQRQIDSFARSLLQPVRTFDFSSPPFEPALVPAQSVSWRVFKNPVSVFIGGVTAVLLEFGEPRVRDGVWQHSRFRTDPLTRLRRTGLAAMITVYGPRSKAEAMIAGVVRRHDRVVGRTREGEPYHANDPTLLSWVQATAGFGFTQAYQAYATRLTTSERRSLFVESAPIARLYGAVGAPSSPEELDGLFEAMRTRIVPSPIVFEFLEIMRRAPILPAPARPLQRVLLKAAVEILPPWVRERLGLEERWSLNAFERAFIHTMARTADRLVLPSSPAVQSCRRLGLPDDYLYRR; encoded by the coding sequence GTGTCCGACGATCCGAGTCTCATCGCCGTCCCGAAGCTGTTGCAGCGTCAGATCGACAGCTTCGCGCGGTCGCTCCTGCAGCCTGTCCGGACCTTCGACTTCTCGTCTCCGCCCTTTGAGCCCGCCCTGGTCCCGGCGCAATCCGTTTCCTGGCGCGTCTTCAAGAACCCGGTCAGCGTCTTCATCGGCGGAGTGACGGCGGTCCTGCTCGAATTCGGCGAGCCGCGCGTCCGCGACGGCGTGTGGCAGCACAGCCGCTTTCGGACGGATCCCCTCACCCGGCTCCGGCGGACCGGCCTTGCCGCGATGATCACCGTCTATGGACCCCGCAGCAAGGCGGAGGCGATGATCGCGGGCGTGGTCAGGCGCCATGACCGCGTCGTCGGACGCACCCGCGAGGGCGAGCCGTATCATGCGAATGATCCAACCCTGCTCTCCTGGGTTCAGGCCACGGCCGGCTTCGGCTTCACCCAGGCCTATCAGGCCTATGCGACGCGCCTGACCACGAGCGAACGGCGTTCGCTGTTCGTGGAATCCGCACCGATCGCGCGGCTTTATGGGGCCGTAGGAGCTCCTTCCTCGCCGGAGGAGCTCGACGGCCTGTTCGAAGCGATGAGAACGAGGATCGTTCCCTCGCCCATCGTGTTCGAATTTCTGGAGATCATGAGGCGGGCCCCGATCCTCCCCGCCCCGGCGCGTCCCCTGCAAAGGGTGCTGCTCAAGGCCGCCGTCGAGATCCTGCCTCCCTGGGTGCGCGAACGGCTCGGTCTCGAGGAGCGCTGGAGCCTCAATGCATTCGAGCGTGCCTTCATCCACACCATGGCTCGGACGGCCGACCGGCTCGTCCTGCCGTCCTCGCCCGCCGTCCAGTCCTGCCGCCGCCTCGGCCTTCCCGACGACTATCTCTACCGCCGGTGA
- a CDS encoding peptidylprolyl isomerase: MSSLPVRKSLLAFGVALPLMAGAAFAQTPPASSPATSPAAVPAVDPSKVVARVNGMEITEGDLAVAAEDPALQMPNVPDEQKRELLIGYLIDLKLGAKAAEAAKVGSGADFARKLAYNRDKTLLDAYLDQTAKKAVNPEAARKLYDETIKGLPAEQEVRARHILVDSEEEAKKAYDRVKGGEDFAKVAGEVSKDPGSKTDGGDLGFFTKDRMVEPFAEAAFKLEPGQISEPVKSQFGWHVIKVEEKRTKPVPSFDETKDQVESYLGRKAQQDLITGLRKDAKIERLDDKGNLVEQKKQ; encoded by the coding sequence ATGTCTTCACTCCCGGTACGTAAAAGCCTTCTCGCCTTTGGAGTCGCCCTGCCCCTGATGGCCGGGGCCGCCTTCGCCCAGACGCCCCCGGCCTCGTCCCCGGCAACCTCGCCGGCCGCCGTGCCAGCCGTGGACCCCTCCAAGGTGGTCGCCCGGGTGAACGGCATGGAGATTACCGAAGGGGATCTCGCGGTCGCGGCCGAGGATCCCGCCCTGCAGATGCCGAACGTGCCCGACGAGCAGAAGCGTGAGCTTCTGATAGGCTACCTGATCGACCTGAAGCTCGGCGCCAAGGCCGCCGAAGCCGCCAAGGTCGGCAGCGGTGCGGATTTCGCCCGTAAGCTCGCCTATAACCGGGACAAAACCCTCCTGGACGCGTATCTCGATCAGACTGCCAAGAAGGCCGTAAACCCCGAAGCCGCCCGCAAGCTCTACGACGAGACCATCAAGGGCCTGCCCGCCGAGCAGGAGGTGCGTGCCCGCCACATTCTCGTCGATAGCGAGGAAGAGGCCAAGAAGGCTTATGACCGCGTGAAGGGTGGCGAGGATTTCGCCAAGGTCGCGGGCGAGGTCTCCAAGGATCCCGGCTCCAAGACCGACGGCGGCGATCTCGGCTTCTTCACCAAGGACCGCATGGTCGAGCCCTTCGCCGAAGCCGCCTTCAAGCTCGAGCCGGGTCAGATCTCCGAGCCCGTGAAGAGCCAGTTCGGCTGGCACGTGATCAAGGTGGAGGAGAAGCGCACCAAGCCGGTGCCGAGCTTCGATGAAACCAAGGATCAGGTCGAGTCCTATCTCGGCCGGAAGGCGCAGCAGGACCTCATCACGGGCCTGCGCAAGGACGCCAAGATCGAACGGCTGGACGACAAGGGCAACCTGGTCGAGCAGAAGAAGCAGTAG
- a CDS encoding DMT family transporter — MSSQTAEAASSPPAPSPAFILSNLLVCSFLWGSALLFVKLSGNLNPFVLAAMRGLIGAASLAAWFLAQGKTILPQRHELRVWAFLGTFNGWLPNVLVAYALTQIDTAPAAMIQASSPLIVTIVSHLLFAEERLSPQRLLGVLVGFVGMGILIGPAALPDSGISPLGIAAMVLVACSYGAANVYVRTVRNVDPARMALGQQIGSGTAATLLALLIAGPVAFAPVPSHLAPLLALGVMSTALPILLFMYLIRRTGPTRASMVSYLGPVWTILLAVLFLNESVGLRELFGGAVVLSGVALVSFTGRLRRAA, encoded by the coding sequence ATGTCGTCCCAAACCGCCGAGGCGGCTTCATCGCCCCCAGCCCCGTCTCCGGCCTTCATTCTCTCCAATCTGCTCGTCTGCTCCTTCCTGTGGGGCAGCGCGCTCCTGTTCGTGAAGCTGAGCGGAAACCTGAACCCGTTCGTGCTGGCCGCCATGCGCGGGCTGATCGGAGCGGCATCCCTGGCCGCATGGTTCCTGGCCCAGGGCAAGACCATCCTGCCGCAGCGCCATGAGCTGCGGGTCTGGGCCTTTCTCGGCACCTTCAACGGCTGGCTTCCGAACGTCCTCGTGGCCTATGCGCTGACGCAGATCGACACCGCGCCCGCCGCGATGATCCAGGCCTCCTCCCCGCTGATCGTCACGATCGTGTCCCACCTGCTGTTCGCGGAGGAGCGGCTGAGCCCGCAGCGGCTCCTCGGCGTTCTCGTGGGCTTTGTCGGCATGGGCATCCTCATCGGCCCGGCGGCCCTGCCCGACAGCGGGATCAGCCCCCTCGGAATAGCCGCCATGGTGCTGGTCGCCTGCAGCTATGGGGCGGCGAATGTCTATGTGCGCACCGTCCGAAACGTGGACCCGGCGCGCATGGCGCTCGGCCAGCAGATCGGCTCCGGCACGGCGGCGACGCTCCTCGCGCTGCTGATCGCCGGCCCCGTGGCCTTCGCGCCCGTGCCGTCGCATCTTGCGCCTCTCCTGGCGCTCGGCGTCATGTCGACCGCCTTGCCGATCCTGCTCTTCATGTACCTGATCCGGCGCACGGGGCCGACGCGGGCCTCCATGGTGAGCTACCTCGGGCCGGTCTGGACCATCCTGCTCGCGGTCCTGTTCCTGAACGAGAGCGTGGGCCTGCGCGAATTGTTCGGCGGCGCGGTGGTGCTGTCGGGCGTCGCCCTCGTGTCCTTCACGGGCCGGCTCAGGCGAGCCGCGTAA
- the secA gene encoding preprotein translocase subunit SecA has translation MFGSFAKKIFGSVNDRRLKSYRPKVAAINAMEAELEALSDSELRARTEEFKAQLSQGKTLDDILVPAFATVREAAKRTLGQRHFDVQLIGGMVLHEGSIAEMRTGEGKTLVATLPVYLNALAGKGVHVVTVNDYLARRDAEWMGQIYRFLGLTVGIIVHGLDDAERAQAYAADITYGTNNEYGFDYLRDNMKYEMSQMVQRGHNFAIVDEVDSILIDEARTPLIISGPLDDRSELYNAVDKVIPRLNKSDYELDEKQRSVALTEDGTEKIEELLRAEGLLKEGDLYDAQNATLVHHMNQALRAHTLFQRDKDYIVRNGEVVIIDEFTGRMMPGRRYSEGLHQALEAKEHVQVQPENQTLASITFQNYFRLYEKLGGMTGTAATEADEFLEIYNLEVVEIPTNRPVSRIDDDDEVYRTAEERYHAVIRDIEAASAHGQPILVGTTSIEKSEYLADFLVKEGYKLIDFEDPQALEPLYRDARAGRGTKHFAVLNARFHEQEAFIVAQAGVPGAITIATNMAGRGTDIQLGGNAKMRIERELVGVEGEERARREKEILDEVAAFKEKALAAGGLYVLGTERHESRRIDNQLRGRSGRQGDPGRSKFYLSLQDDLMRIFGSDRMDGMLQKLGLKEGEAIIHPWINKAIERAQAKVEARNFDIRKNILKYDNVMNDQRKVVFEQRKEFMAEESVRETIDDMRHGVIEDTVSRAIPENAYAEQWDIQGLKQNVANFLNLDLPVEDWAKEEGIADDEIRERITKAADEAYAQRVEANSAEVMNYVEKQVLLQSLDHLWREHLVTLDHLRQVIGWRGLAQRDPLNEYKSEAFELFNNLVAHLREQVTGQLMRIQVVFQQPEAQPLPAMFPQHLDPATGENEFEMPQGAAFGEGGAQGFAATSINPATGAQRDPNDSSTWGRVSRNEPCPCGSGKKFKHCHGQFVA, from the coding sequence ATGTTCGGTTCATTCGCGAAGAAAATCTTTGGCTCGGTCAACGATCGCCGACTGAAGTCCTACCGGCCCAAGGTCGCGGCCATCAACGCGATGGAGGCCGAGCTGGAGGCTCTCTCCGATAGCGAGCTGCGTGCCCGCACAGAGGAATTCAAGGCTCAGCTCAGCCAGGGCAAAACCCTGGACGACATCCTGGTCCCCGCCTTCGCCACGGTCCGCGAGGCGGCCAAGCGGACGCTCGGCCAGCGCCACTTCGACGTTCAGCTGATCGGCGGCATGGTGCTCCACGAGGGCTCGATTGCCGAAATGCGCACGGGTGAGGGCAAGACCCTGGTCGCCACCCTGCCGGTCTACCTGAACGCCCTTGCGGGCAAGGGCGTCCATGTGGTCACGGTGAACGACTACCTCGCCCGCCGCGACGCCGAATGGATGGGCCAGATCTACCGCTTCCTGGGGCTGACCGTCGGCATCATCGTCCACGGCCTCGACGATGCCGAGCGTGCCCAGGCCTATGCGGCCGACATCACCTACGGCACCAACAACGAATACGGCTTCGACTATCTTCGCGACAACATGAAGTACGAGATGTCGCAGATGGTCCAGCGCGGGCATAATTTCGCGATCGTGGACGAGGTGGACTCGATCCTCATCGACGAGGCCCGCACGCCGCTCATCATCTCCGGCCCCCTCGACGACCGCTCGGAACTCTACAACGCCGTCGACAAGGTCATCCCGCGCCTGAACAAGAGCGACTACGAGCTCGACGAGAAGCAGCGCTCCGTGGCCCTGACCGAGGACGGTACCGAGAAGATCGAGGAGCTGCTGCGCGCCGAGGGCCTGCTCAAGGAGGGCGACCTCTACGATGCTCAGAACGCCACCCTCGTCCACCACATGAACCAGGCGCTTCGCGCCCACACCCTCTTCCAGCGCGACAAGGACTACATCGTCCGCAACGGCGAGGTGGTGATCATCGACGAGTTCACCGGCCGCATGATGCCGGGCCGCCGCTATTCGGAAGGCCTGCACCAGGCGCTCGAGGCCAAGGAGCACGTGCAGGTCCAACCCGAGAACCAGACGCTCGCCTCCATCACCTTCCAGAACTATTTCCGCCTCTACGAAAAGCTCGGCGGCATGACCGGAACGGCCGCGACCGAGGCCGACGAGTTCCTGGAGATCTACAACCTCGAAGTGGTCGAGATCCCCACCAACCGTCCCGTCTCGCGCATCGACGACGACGACGAGGTCTACCGCACGGCGGAGGAGCGCTATCACGCGGTCATCCGCGACATCGAGGCTGCGTCCGCGCACGGCCAGCCGATCCTGGTCGGCACCACCTCGATCGAGAAGTCGGAGTATCTCGCGGACTTCCTCGTCAAGGAAGGCTACAAGCTCATCGACTTCGAGGACCCGCAGGCGCTGGAGCCCCTCTACAGGGATGCGCGCGCCGGCCGCGGCACGAAGCATTTCGCCGTGCTGAACGCCCGTTTCCACGAGCAGGAGGCCTTCATCGTCGCTCAGGCCGGCGTGCCGGGCGCGATCACCATTGCGACCAACATGGCCGGCCGCGGCACCGACATCCAGCTCGGCGGTAACGCCAAGATGCGTATCGAACGCGAGCTCGTCGGGGTCGAGGGCGAGGAGCGCGCGCGCCGCGAGAAGGAAATCCTCGACGAGGTCGCAGCCTTCAAGGAGAAGGCCCTGGCCGCCGGTGGCCTCTACGTGCTCGGCACCGAGCGCCACGAGTCCCGGCGCATCGACAACCAGCTGCGCGGCCGCTCGGGCCGTCAGGGCGATCCGGGCCGCTCCAAGTTCTACCTGTCGCTCCAGGACGACCTGATGCGCATCTTCGGCTCCGACCGCATGGACGGCATGCTGCAGAAGCTCGGCCTCAAAGAGGGCGAGGCCATCATCCATCCGTGGATCAACAAGGCCATCGAGCGGGCTCAGGCGAAGGTCGAGGCGCGCAACTTCGACATCCGCAAGAACATCCTGAAATACGACAACGTCATGAACGACCAGCGCAAGGTCGTGTTCGAGCAGCGCAAGGAGTTCATGGCGGAAGAGAGCGTGCGCGAGACCATCGACGACATGCGCCACGGCGTGATCGAGGACACCGTGTCCCGCGCCATCCCCGAGAACGCCTACGCGGAGCAGTGGGACATCCAGGGCCTCAAGCAGAACGTGGCCAACTTCCTCAACCTCGACCTTCCCGTCGAGGACTGGGCAAAGGAGGAGGGCATCGCGGACGACGAGATCCGCGAGCGCATCACCAAGGCAGCCGACGAAGCCTATGCGCAGCGCGTGGAGGCGAACTCGGCCGAGGTCATGAACTACGTGGAGAAGCAGGTTCTGCTGCAGAGCCTCGACCACCTCTGGCGCGAGCACCTCGTCACCCTCGACCACCTGCGCCAGGTCATCGGCTGGCGCGGCCTCGCCCAGCGCGACCCGCTCAACGAGTACAAGTCGGAGGCCTTCGAGCTGTTCAACAACCTCGTCGCGCATCTGCGCGAGCAGGTAACCGGCCAGCTCATGCGCATCCAGGTGGTGTTCCAGCAGCCCGAGGCGCAGCCTCTGCCGGCCATGTTCCCGCAGCATCTCGATCCCGCCACCGGTGAGAACGAATTCGAGATGCCGCAGGGCGCGGCCTTCGGCGAAGGCGGAGCCCAGGGCTTTGCCGCGACCTCCATCAACCCGGCCACGGGCGCGCAGCGCGACCCGAACGACTCCTCCACCTGGGGCCGGGTGAGCCGCAACGAGCCCTGCCCCTGCGGATCCGGCAAGAAGTTCAAGCATTGTCACGGCCAGTTCGTGGCTTAA
- a CDS encoding acyl-CoA thioesterase — translation MSERPVRLTRSAFRLFRPIATRWMDNDVYGHVNNVHYYSYFDSAVNAWLVEEELLDIGTSPVIGLVVESGCTYFESVAFPERLEAGIAVAHLGRSSVRYLIGIFKEGAEIAAAQGHFVHVHVERATQRPADIPARTREALTRLA, via the coding sequence ATGTCCGAACGTCCCGTGCGGCTGACCCGCTCCGCCTTCAGGCTGTTTCGCCCCATCGCCACGCGCTGGATGGACAATGACGTCTACGGGCACGTGAACAACGTGCATTACTATTCCTATTTCGACAGCGCAGTGAATGCCTGGCTCGTCGAGGAGGAACTGCTCGATATCGGGACGAGCCCGGTGATCGGGCTCGTGGTGGAATCGGGCTGCACCTATTTCGAGAGCGTCGCCTTTCCCGAACGGCTGGAGGCCGGCATCGCCGTCGCCCATCTCGGCCGCTCGTCGGTGCGCTACCTGATCGGCATCTTCAAGGAGGGAGCCGAGATCGCGGCGGCGCAGGGCCATTTCGTCCATGTGCACGTGGAGCGGGCGACGCAGCGCCCCGCCGACATTCCCGCGAGGACGCGCGAGGCGCTTACGCGGCTCGCCTGA
- a CDS encoding DUF427 domain-containing protein: MKEPGPDHPITITRNPHRIRVMLGGFIIAETTQALTLQEATLPSVFYIPRQDVRMDLLDATEHTSHCPYKGDASYFTVSGGGLVRENAAWSYEDPAPSVAAIKEHVAFYPEKVDAIEEFRD, encoded by the coding sequence ATGAAAGAGCCCGGTCCGGATCATCCAATCACGATCACCCGAAACCCGCACCGCATTCGGGTCATGCTCGGCGGCTTCATCATCGCCGAGACGACGCAGGCGCTGACCCTCCAGGAGGCGACCCTTCCGTCGGTCTTCTACATCCCGAGGCAGGACGTGCGCATGGATCTGCTCGATGCCACCGAACACACGTCCCACTGCCCCTACAAGGGCGACGCCTCGTATTTCACGGTGTCCGGCGGCGGCCTCGTGCGCGAGAACGCGGCCTGGAGCTACGAGGATCCCGCGCCCTCCGTCGCCGCCATCAAGGAGCATGTGGCCTTCTATCCCGAGAAGGTCGACGCGATCGAGGAATTCCGGGACTGA
- a CDS encoding methyltransferase domain-containing protein — MTTPLVFDRTLVRLRLARALKAGYADFLLARMVEDLQERLSTVLRSFSRAIDVGTPTPAAAEALSQAGLAERVVRLSPTPEPGSVFGDEERLPFSGERFDLAVSLLALHSVNDLPGALIQIRRALKPDGLFIGAMLGGATLTELRQALTQAEAEMEGGVSPRVAPFADLRDIGGLLQRAGFALPVTDTDVVRVRYGHAFALMRDLRAMGLTNALNDRRRTPLKRATLMRAAEIYAERFADPDGRIPATFEIIWLSGWVPHESQQKPLRPGSAKMRLAEALGVKEGGSAPQRKE, encoded by the coding sequence ATGACAACACCTCTCGTCTTCGATCGCACTCTTGTCCGCCTGCGCCTGGCGCGCGCCTTGAAGGCGGGCTATGCCGATTTCCTCCTGGCGCGGATGGTCGAGGATCTGCAGGAACGGCTCTCGACCGTGCTGCGCTCCTTCTCCCGGGCCATCGATGTGGGGACGCCGACGCCGGCTGCCGCCGAGGCCCTGTCGCAGGCGGGGCTCGCCGAGAGGGTCGTTCGCCTGTCGCCGACCCCTGAGCCCGGAAGCGTGTTCGGCGACGAGGAGCGACTGCCGTTCTCCGGCGAGCGCTTCGACCTGGCGGTGTCGCTTCTTGCCCTCCACAGCGTCAACGATCTCCCGGGTGCGCTCATTCAGATCCGCCGCGCGCTCAAGCCCGATGGTCTCTTCATCGGAGCCATGCTCGGCGGCGCCACCCTGACCGAATTGCGACAGGCCCTGACCCAGGCCGAAGCCGAGATGGAAGGCGGCGTGAGCCCGCGCGTCGCGCCCTTCGCGGACCTGCGCGACATAGGGGGCCTGCTCCAGCGGGCGGGATTCGCCCTGCCGGTTACCGATACGGACGTCGTCCGGGTGCGCTACGGCCATGCCTTTGCGCTCATGCGGGATCTGCGCGCCATGGGGCTCACGAATGCCCTGAACGACCGCCGCCGCACGCCGCTGAAGCGGGCCACCCTGATGCGCGCGGCGGAAATCTATGCCGAGCGTTTCGCCGATCCGGACGGGCGGATCCCGGCGACGTTCGAGATCATCTGGCTCTCCGGCTGGGTGCCGCACGAGAGCCAGCAGAAGCCGCTCCGTCCCGGCTCCGCCAAGATGCGGCTCGCGGAGGCTCTGGGCGTGAAAGAAGGAGGGTCCGCGCCGCAACGGAAGGAATGA
- the mutT gene encoding 8-oxo-dGTP diphosphatase MutT yields the protein MQPLKLTLVVAVALIDTDNRILLAQRPEGKQLAGLWEFPGGKVEPGERPEETLIRELQEELGITVKEPCLAPLTFASHAYENFHLLMPLYICRRWEGFVQSMEGQALKWVKPQELRSYPMPPADEPLIPFLLDLLRS from the coding sequence ATGCAGCCGCTCAAACTCACCCTCGTTGTCGCGGTCGCGCTGATCGACACGGACAACCGCATCCTTCTGGCCCAGCGGCCCGAGGGAAAGCAGCTTGCTGGATTGTGGGAGTTTCCGGGCGGCAAGGTGGAGCCCGGCGAGCGGCCGGAGGAGACCCTGATCCGCGAGCTTCAGGAGGAGCTCGGCATCACCGTGAAGGAGCCGTGTCTCGCGCCGCTCACCTTCGCGAGCCACGCCTACGAGAACTTCCACCTCCTGATGCCGCTCTACATCTGCCGCCGCTGGGAGGGCTTCGTGCAATCCATGGAGGGTCAGGCTCTGAAGTGGGTCAAGCCGCAGGAGCTGCGCAGCTATCCGATGCCGCCCGCAGATGAGCCGCTGATCCCCTTCCTTCTCGATCTTCTCAGATCGTAA
- the argJ gene encoding bifunctional glutamate N-acetyltransferase/amino-acid acetyltransferase ArgJ — protein sequence MSKTMSPLAPKTFPSLPAIDGVRLATAEAGIRYKNRTDVLYVTLPKETTVAGVFTRSKCPSAPVDWCRKNLAKGTARALVVNSGNANAFTGKKGSEAVKLTAEIAAEAAGCRASQVFIASTGVIGEPLDASKFQGVLEACEKKAKPSAWLDAAKAIMTTDTFPKVATRTATIGGVEVTINGIAKGAGMIAPDMATMLSFIFTDAPIAAPVLQALLKKGADKSFNCVTVDSDTSTSDTLLFFATGAAAKRGAPAISLPSDRRLKEFRAALEGLLSDLAQQVARDGEGARKFVTVKVTGATGATSAKRIAMAIANSPLVKTAVAGEDANWGRVVMAVGKAGEPAERDKLAIWFGDIRVAVKGARDPDYSEAKTSAYMKGDEITIRVDLGLGRGEATAWTCDLTKAYVEINGDYRS from the coding sequence ATGTCCAAGACAATGTCCCCGCTCGCGCCCAAGACGTTCCCCAGCCTGCCCGCCATCGACGGAGTCCGGCTGGCCACGGCGGAGGCAGGGATCCGATACAAGAACCGGACGGACGTGCTCTACGTGACCCTGCCCAAGGAAACGACCGTGGCGGGCGTGTTCACGCGCTCCAAATGCCCCTCGGCTCCCGTCGACTGGTGCCGCAAGAACCTGGCCAAGGGCACGGCCCGCGCGCTCGTGGTGAATTCCGGCAATGCCAATGCATTCACCGGCAAGAAGGGCTCCGAGGCGGTGAAGCTCACGGCCGAGATCGCCGCCGAGGCCGCGGGCTGCCGTGCCTCCCAGGTGTTCATCGCCTCCACGGGCGTGATCGGCGAGCCGCTCGACGCGTCGAAGTTCCAGGGCGTGCTGGAGGCCTGCGAGAAGAAGGCGAAGCCCTCGGCCTGGCTCGACGCCGCGAAGGCCATCATGACCACGGACACCTTCCCGAAGGTCGCGACCCGCACGGCCACCATCGGCGGCGTCGAGGTGACGATCAACGGCATCGCCAAGGGCGCGGGCATGATCGCGCCCGACATGGCAACCATGCTCTCCTTCATCTTCACAGACGCGCCGATCGCCGCTCCCGTCCTCCAGGCCCTGCTCAAGAAGGGCGCCGACAAGAGCTTCAACTGCGTGACGGTGGACAGCGACACCTCGACCTCCGACACCCTGCTCTTCTTCGCGACCGGCGCTGCGGCCAAGCGCGGAGCGCCCGCGATCTCGCTGCCGAGCGACCGGCGCCTGAAGGAATTCCGCGCGGCGCTCGAGGGCCTGCTCAGCGACCTCGCCCAGCAGGTCGCCCGCGACGGCGAGGGCGCGCGCAAGTTCGTGACCGTGAAGGTGACGGGTGCGACGGGCGCGACCTCGGCCAAGCGCATCGCCATGGCGATCGCCAATTCCCCGCTCGTGAAGACGGCAGTGGCCGGCGAGGACGCCAACTGGGGCCGCGTGGTCATGGCCGTGGGCAAGGCAGGCGAGCCGGCCGAGCGCGACAAGCTCGCCATCTGGTTCGGCGACATCCGCGTGGCCGTGAAGGGCGCGCGCGATCCGGACTACAGCGAGGCCAAAACCTCGGCCTACATGAAAGGCGACGAGATCACGATCCGGGTCGATCTCGGCCTCGGACGCGGCGAGGCCACGGCCTGGACCTGCGATCTCACCAAGGCCTATGTGGAAATCAACGGCGATTACCGGAGCTGA